The Candidatus Bathyarchaeota archaeon genome includes a region encoding these proteins:
- a CDS encoding translation initiation factor IF-5A, producing the protein MSKPVEVGSLKPGQYIIIDNEPCRIVEFEKSKPGKHGSAKARIVAIGIFDNTKRSIVSPVDAKVDVPIIEKRSGQIVALMESTIQVMDLETYEVFETVFPVEDEIKSKLAPGVEIEYWRVLGRTKIVRTKGA; encoded by the coding sequence TTGAGCAAACCAGTTGAAGTCGGAAGTCTAAAGCCTGGTCAATACATCATAATAGATAATGAGCCTTGCCGTATCGTTGAATTCGAGAAATCTAAACCGGGTAAACACGGATCAGCGAAGGCGCGGATAGTAGCTATTGGAATTTTCGATAACACTAAGCGAAGTATAGTTAGTCCGGTTGATGCTAAGGTCGACGTTCCAATTATAGAAAAGCGAAGTGGGCAAATTGTAGCGCTTATGGAATCTACCATTCAGGTTATGGATCTTGAAACATACGAAGTTTTCGAAACCGTTTTCCCCGTTGAAGATGAAATTAAATCAAAACTAGCCCCAGGCGTAGAAATTGAGTACTGGCGTGTTTTAGGGCGAACAAAAATAGTCAGGACTAAAGGTGCCTAG
- the hypF gene encoding carbamoyltransferase HypF: MPRAATINITGTVQGVGFRPFIYRVATSYGLKGYVTNLEDATVEIKVEGDEQQIKRFIEFLRKEAPPVCNIETIQIVWEPFIGRFKRFEIKRSKGEFVAYGSMLPPDISICSDCVSDILTPGRRWYHYPFTVCAHCGPRFTSVYELPYDRIRTNMKAFPLCPICQEEYADPKDRRFHAQGICCPKCGPQMTLYTPDKQPVSTNNPIYEAAKLIGEGFIVAVKGIGGIHIAVRTTEDQPLIELRKRRRRPTQPFAVMSPDLETIKTYAVVTPLEAALLTSWQKPIVTLKKASNFPLSNLVAPELDTIGVMLPYTGIHLMLFQYVKEPALVMTSGNKPGLPMAITNEEAFKTLSGIVDYLLLHDREIVNRCDDSVIRVMDNNVVTLIRRSRGYVPTPIKIPLLENEKITFAFGAELRNTGAILYKDRCYLTQHIGDVTNIETLQYLDQALHHMQNLLKITRDPDVIACDLHPRYLTSRLAKEKANEKNIPLIQVPHHHAHIASLMAENNIPPDQSIIGIALDGIGFGPDGTFWGGEILQATYRMYTRQGSLKPQPMPGGDLCTYYPVRMLIAILSSILTEQELSDITSHVFHGLPHGEKEFHVILQQIKKANGIMTTSSGRFLDAVSAAMGLCYRRTYEGEPAMKLEAVASMGRPAKLDITTYIYTKNGKLLLDTSKLLYDIIMISRDHNLSDTCATVQHAFAIGMAEIAVQVAEKTGINIIGLSGGVAVNQQIMRDIHEYISSHKLNFIYHTKVPPGDGGISLGQSIIAAAHERDL; encoded by the coding sequence GTGCCACGCGCTGCTACAATTAATATTACGGGGACCGTACAAGGAGTGGGCTTTCGCCCATTTATTTACCGTGTTGCTACGAGTTATGGTCTAAAAGGGTACGTTACAAATCTTGAAGATGCAACTGTGGAAATTAAAGTTGAGGGCGATGAACAACAGATTAAAAGGTTTATAGAATTTCTACGCAAGGAAGCGCCACCAGTATGCAATATTGAAACTATTCAAATAGTTTGGGAGCCCTTTATTGGGCGCTTTAAACGCTTCGAAATAAAACGGAGCAAAGGTGAGTTTGTTGCGTATGGATCAATGCTTCCGCCTGATATTAGTATTTGTTCAGACTGCGTTTCCGATATACTTACTCCTGGTCGACGATGGTACCATTATCCTTTCACTGTTTGCGCTCACTGTGGCCCAAGATTCACTTCCGTGTATGAGTTGCCATACGACCGAATTCGCACTAATATGAAAGCTTTTCCACTTTGCCCGATATGTCAAGAAGAATATGCTGATCCTAAAGACAGACGTTTCCATGCCCAAGGAATCTGTTGTCCAAAATGCGGCCCGCAAATGACGCTTTATACGCCTGACAAGCAACCAGTTTCAACAAACAACCCAATATACGAAGCGGCAAAACTTATTGGCGAAGGTTTTATTGTAGCCGTTAAGGGCATCGGGGGCATTCACATTGCAGTTAGAACTACTGAGGATCAACCTTTAATTGAGCTTCGAAAACGTCGCCGTAGACCTACACAACCCTTTGCAGTAATGTCTCCAGACCTTGAAACTATCAAAACATACGCTGTTGTCACTCCATTAGAGGCGGCACTTCTCACTTCATGGCAAAAACCTATCGTTACACTTAAAAAAGCGTCAAACTTCCCACTTTCAAACCTTGTTGCCCCTGAACTTGATACAATCGGTGTTATGCTTCCATACACCGGGATTCACCTTATGCTCTTTCAATATGTTAAAGAACCAGCTTTAGTCATGACCAGCGGTAACAAACCAGGCTTGCCTATGGCGATAACAAACGAAGAAGCCTTCAAAACCCTCAGTGGCATAGTCGACTATCTCCTCCTCCACGATCGCGAAATAGTTAATCGATGCGATGATTCAGTGATCCGTGTCATGGATAACAATGTCGTGACATTGATTAGAAGATCACGTGGTTACGTCCCTACACCGATTAAAATTCCTCTCCTCGAAAATGAAAAAATTACATTTGCTTTCGGCGCTGAACTTAGGAACACCGGGGCTATTCTTTACAAAGATCGGTGTTACCTAACCCAGCATATAGGCGATGTTACCAACATTGAAACTCTTCAATATCTTGATCAAGCGTTGCATCACATGCAAAATCTTCTTAAAATCACACGTGACCCAGATGTGATTGCTTGTGATCTCCATCCGCGTTATCTCACATCACGTCTCGCGAAGGAAAAAGCAAATGAAAAGAACATACCACTTATTCAAGTTCCTCATCATCACGCTCATATCGCCAGTTTGATGGCCGAAAACAATATTCCACCCGACCAATCCATCATCGGAATCGCATTAGATGGAATCGGCTTCGGACCAGATGGAACTTTTTGGGGTGGTGAAATCCTTCAAGCAACCTACAGGATGTATACTCGCCAAGGTTCTCTAAAGCCACAGCCGATGCCAGGAGGGGATTTGTGCACCTACTATCCAGTTAGAATGCTTATTGCAATACTTAGTTCCATCCTCACAGAGCAAGAATTAAGTGATATCACAAGTCACGTATTTCATGGTCTTCCCCACGGGGAAAAAGAATTCCATGTGATTCTCCAACAAATTAAAAAAGCTAATGGAATTATGACAACAAGCTCAGGTCGATTTCTAGATGCTGTCTCGGCTGCTATGGGATTATGCTATAGAAGAACATATGAGGGCGAACCAGCCATGAAGCTAGAAGCAGTAGCCTCCATGGGTAGACCGGCAAAACTTGATATTACAACTTATATTTACACCAAGAATGGCAAACTCCTGTTGGATACAAGCAAATTGCTTTATGATATAATCATGATATCACGAGATCACAATTTGTCAGACACATGTGCAACTGTCCAACATGCATTTGCAATCGGAATGGCAGAAATTGCCGTACAGGTTGCTGAAAAAACAGGAATTAATATAATTGGACTTTCGGGTGGAGTAGCCGTAAACCAACAAATCATGCGTGATATCCATGAATACATCTCATCTCACAAGCTAAATTTCATATATCACACTAAAGTACCTCCCGGTGATGGAGGAATATCTTTAGGACAATCTATAATTGCCGCTGCCCATGAACGTGACTTGTGA
- a CDS encoding CBS domain-containing protein, protein MSVPRLITPEDIRRLRKLFKLTQRELAIRAGVSQSLIARIEAGTVDPRLSTLGKIMRVLTAPEHQKIAKDVMHSPVITVKKTDTVRRAVDLMRRYDISQIPVVHGNRLVGSLQEATIVRKLMQSREPEKVFNSLVEEVMEKPFATVLPTTSLESVLELLGHGQPAVLVVDGGKLVGIIAKIDIISAKI, encoded by the coding sequence ATGTCCGTACCAAGATTAATTACTCCTGAGGATATCCGACGGTTACGAAAGTTATTCAAATTGACACAGCGGGAGTTAGCTATACGGGCTGGGGTTAGCCAATCCTTAATTGCGCGAATTGAAGCTGGAACGGTTGATCCGCGATTATCAACATTAGGGAAGATTATGCGTGTTTTAACGGCCCCCGAGCACCAAAAAATAGCGAAAGATGTAATGCATAGCCCGGTGATTACCGTTAAAAAGACAGACACTGTACGAAGGGCTGTAGATTTAATGAGGCGATATGATATTTCACAAATTCCAGTAGTACATGGTAATAGACTTGTGGGGAGCTTGCAAGAAGCGACAATTGTGCGAAAATTGATGCAAAGCAGAGAACCCGAAAAAGTATTCAACAGTCTAGTTGAGGAAGTCATGGAAAAGCCCTTCGCCACCGTCTTACCAACGACGAGCTTAGAAAGTGTCCTAGAGTTGCTTGGCCACGGTCAACCGGCAGTATTGGTAGTAGACGGGGGAAAGCTTGTTGGAATTATTGCTAAGATAGATATTATTTCAGCGAAGATCTAA
- a CDS encoding ORC1-type DNA replication protein, whose product MRRLLFSGSGAFAIVTILEGEALSSVSKKDLLEDVFDKFLQASGIFREREVLRPDYVPSHLPHREEQLKRLAEILAPVLKGSRCSNVFIYGQTGTGKTAVIRHVLDRLIHKGHESGAPLEACYVNCRLAGTDYRVLSKMCETLGLEIPFTGLAVGEVFDRFKTALDAQESLLLIILDEIDALIKMRGDTLLYELTRINESLRHGRVVLIGISNDLHFKELLDPRVLSSLGEEEVVFRPYTAPELRDILFERAKLAFSDGVLTDGVINLCAAVAAAEHGDARRALDLLRVAGELAEREGNTRVTDDHVRRAQEKIEQDRVVEVLKTLPLHSKLVLCGIYLMKQAEINESITGDVFAVYTELCEHLGIDPLTQRRVSGLINELDVIGVLNTRVVSLGRYGRTKRVRLGVSRSVIKAVFTDDNWVGRLLAYVPKCLRRNGTG is encoded by the coding sequence ATGAGAAGGCTTTTGTTTAGTGGAAGTGGCGCTTTTGCTATTGTAACAATTTTAGAGGGTGAAGCATTGAGTTCTGTTTCAAAGAAAGACCTTCTTGAAGATGTTTTTGATAAATTCCTACAGGCATCAGGAATTTTTCGAGAAAGAGAGGTCCTGCGACCAGATTACGTTCCTTCACATTTGCCACATCGGGAGGAACAATTAAAGCGACTGGCTGAGATTCTTGCTCCAGTTTTAAAAGGTTCTCGATGTTCAAACGTTTTTATTTACGGTCAGACAGGAACAGGTAAGACTGCGGTAATCCGTCATGTTCTCGATCGCTTAATTCATAAAGGCCATGAAAGTGGTGCACCTCTTGAGGCATGCTATGTAAACTGCCGCCTGGCCGGGACGGATTATCGGGTGTTATCAAAGATGTGCGAGACATTAGGGTTGGAAATTCCATTCACCGGGTTAGCTGTTGGGGAAGTTTTTGATAGGTTCAAAACTGCGTTGGACGCCCAGGAATCTCTCTTACTTATTATTTTAGATGAAATCGACGCGTTAATCAAGATGCGGGGAGATACCTTACTCTACGAATTAACCCGGATAAACGAGAGTTTAAGGCATGGTCGTGTAGTGTTAATTGGGATATCAAATGATCTTCATTTTAAAGAGTTACTGGATCCGCGAGTATTAAGCAGTCTTGGCGAAGAGGAAGTCGTATTTAGACCGTATACCGCTCCTGAGCTTCGCGATATACTTTTTGAGCGAGCAAAATTAGCCTTCTCAGATGGAGTTTTGACCGATGGAGTTATTAATTTATGTGCGGCGGTTGCTGCAGCCGAGCATGGAGATGCTCGCAGAGCATTAGACCTTTTGAGGGTAGCCGGGGAGTTGGCGGAGCGAGAAGGAAATACAAGGGTTACAGATGATCATGTGCGACGTGCTCAGGAGAAAATTGAACAAGACCGAGTAGTTGAAGTTCTTAAAACACTTCCACTTCACTCAAAATTAGTCTTATGTGGTATATACTTAATGAAGCAGGCAGAAATTAACGAATCGATTACTGGGGATGTCTTTGCAGTATATACCGAGCTTTGCGAGCATTTAGGCATCGATCCATTGACCCAACGCCGCGTCAGTGGGCTAATTAATGAACTGGATGTTATTGGGGTATTAAATACGCGAGTAGTTAGTCTTGGACGATATGGGCGAACAAAACGAGTCCGACTTGGAGTGTCCCGCAGCGTTATTAAAGCAGTCTTCACCGATGATAATTGGGTTGGGCGATTACTAGCGTATGTCCCTAAATGTCTCCGGCGAAACGGAACAGGTTAA
- a CDS encoding DUF99 family protein: MSLNVSGETEQVKVIGVEDGGFPALRPPGSRHGKALLVCVQMDGPWIEAVQIRTITVDGTDATSRLLEMLKELTFDAILLGGISFAGFNLIDPCKVYAAVNKPVIVISKRRPDNVAVKRALVCHFEDWAARWEIIEKLEGGIHEVLSMEGEPPIYIEVVGAKVSWAQKLIRNLSTRCRIPEPIRVARFIARGLTRGLQY, from the coding sequence ATGTCCCTAAATGTCTCCGGCGAAACGGAACAGGTTAAGGTTATTGGAGTTGAAGACGGCGGCTTTCCTGCGCTTCGCCCACCAGGTTCACGGCATGGAAAGGCGTTATTAGTCTGCGTCCAAATGGATGGTCCTTGGATTGAAGCCGTGCAAATAAGGACAATTACAGTCGATGGGACCGATGCTACATCCCGCCTCCTCGAAATGCTCAAGGAATTAACTTTTGATGCGATTCTGCTTGGGGGCATCTCTTTTGCAGGTTTCAATCTTATAGATCCATGCAAAGTTTATGCGGCTGTTAACAAACCAGTTATAGTTATTTCCAAGAGACGCCCAGATAACGTTGCAGTAAAACGAGCTCTAGTCTGCCATTTTGAAGATTGGGCTGCCCGTTGGGAAATTATCGAGAAACTAGAAGGAGGAATACATGAGGTTTTATCCATGGAGGGGGAGCCGCCAATTTACATTGAAGTTGTAGGAGCCAAAGTTTCTTGGGCTCAAAAATTGATTCGTAACTTGTCAACTCGTTGCAGGATCCCAGAGCCTATACGGGTCGCACGTTTTATTGCCCGTGGGTTAACGCGAGGTCTTCAGTACTAG
- a CDS encoding DNA-directed DNA polymerase II small subunit — protein sequence MVENSVASDKLRQAVTFAVSSGYQLDQEAFNILQVLSKTTDVGKIIKRAIDQANMLPERPLFITRQLIEDAARELLPEKEATKPLPPVLTGKGIFHPYAKEVKSNIKIVEDPTATVSSTGNIDDFLQCFRDRFLRIEKLLRQRLDARDAVPLRVALEAPPNTELKTIGIVTEKRERKRRVFMQIEDLEVTATIIVPPTAEATVIEKAQKILLDQVICINARRGNNDILIAIDFIWPDLPDRKPNPATENIAVALTSDLHVGSKTFLRETFNRVILWLNGKTGNGAQRELAGRVKYFIIAGDLVDGIGVYPEQERELIIHDIYEQYRVAAQFIEQIPDYIEVILIPGNHDATRQALPQPAIPRKYAEPIYEMRRVIMLGDPAKVVLHGVSILLYHGRSLEDVIGSIPNLTYRHPEKAMELLLRSRHLAPVYGKRTPIAPEPKDYLVIDDSPDIFHSGHVHINGYTSYRGVLIVNSGAWQSQTSYQRKMGLEPTPGKMPIVDLQKLHLTEMNFTSTEDLALTHGQ from the coding sequence TTGGTGGAAAATTCAGTTGCCAGCGATAAGCTTAGGCAAGCCGTAACTTTCGCAGTTAGTTCTGGTTACCAACTTGATCAAGAGGCATTTAACATACTCCAGGTTCTATCAAAGACGACAGATGTAGGTAAAATAATTAAACGAGCAATCGATCAAGCCAATATGCTGCCTGAGCGCCCATTGTTTATTACACGTCAACTTATTGAAGACGCTGCTAGGGAACTTCTGCCGGAGAAGGAAGCGACAAAACCTTTACCTCCAGTCTTGACCGGAAAGGGCATCTTTCACCCTTATGCAAAAGAAGTTAAGAGTAACATTAAAATTGTTGAGGATCCTACTGCGACAGTAAGCTCTACTGGCAATATTGATGATTTTTTGCAGTGTTTTAGGGATCGATTTTTAAGAATTGAAAAACTACTTAGACAGCGCCTTGATGCCAGAGATGCCGTACCCTTAAGAGTTGCATTAGAAGCTCCCCCAAACACAGAACTAAAGACGATAGGCATCGTCACCGAGAAGCGAGAAAGAAAAAGAAGGGTATTCATGCAAATCGAAGACTTAGAAGTCACCGCTACGATTATCGTTCCACCTACCGCAGAAGCCACGGTAATTGAGAAAGCGCAAAAAATTCTCCTCGACCAAGTTATATGCATTAATGCCCGGCGTGGTAACAATGATATATTAATTGCCATCGACTTTATTTGGCCCGACCTTCCAGACCGGAAGCCAAATCCAGCAACGGAGAACATCGCAGTCGCTTTAACATCTGATCTTCATGTAGGTAGCAAGACATTTCTTCGTGAAACATTTAATCGAGTAATCTTGTGGTTAAATGGAAAAACTGGAAACGGGGCTCAAAGGGAGTTAGCTGGACGAGTTAAGTACTTCATAATCGCCGGAGACCTTGTTGACGGCATTGGGGTATATCCTGAACAAGAGAGAGAATTGATAATCCATGACATCTATGAACAATACCGCGTAGCCGCACAGTTCATTGAACAGATACCTGACTATATTGAGGTTATTCTTATTCCCGGGAATCATGATGCCACTAGACAAGCATTACCCCAGCCAGCGATTCCGAGAAAATATGCTGAACCGATTTATGAAATGAGGAGAGTTATAATGCTAGGTGATCCTGCAAAAGTCGTCCTCCATGGAGTTTCCATCTTACTTTATCATGGGCGAAGCCTTGAAGACGTAATTGGATCGATTCCAAATCTTACTTATCGACATCCTGAAAAAGCCATGGAGCTTCTACTTAGATCTAGGCATTTAGCTCCAGTGTATGGGAAAAGGACTCCAATTGCTCCTGAGCCCAAGGATTACTTAGTAATAGATGATTCCCCAGATATCTTCCACTCTGGCCATGTGCATATTAACGGCTATACAAGTTATCGCGGGGTGCTTATAGTCAATTCAGGAGCATGGCAAAGCCAGACATCATACCAAAGAAAAATGGGCTTGGAACCCACCCCGGGTAAAATGCCTATCGTTGACCTCCAAAAATTACATCTCACAGAAATGAATTTTACTAGTACTGAAGACCTCGCGTTAACCCACGGGCAATAA
- a CDS encoding DUF429 domain-containing protein, producing the protein MQIVGIDLSGDPRNLTGWALLHDGIFEVKELYEDSEILSETVSVKPELVAIDAPLTFPKKGFMRVADQVMRWRGYQVLPPLFKGMKMLTQRAKSLTKSLEEAKITVIEVHPLSTRKALRMSLHNSKRIQEEFLKMGFSGNFQRKQLTLHEIDAMTAALTANLHLLGMTESIGNTNEGIIIIPVEKPWWKIQLPAISLGKP; encoded by the coding sequence ATGCAAATAGTAGGAATAGATCTTTCGGGGGATCCGCGTAATCTAACAGGCTGGGCATTGTTGCATGATGGAATATTTGAGGTTAAGGAACTCTATGAGGATTCTGAAATCTTATCTGAAACTGTAAGCGTAAAGCCAGAGTTGGTAGCAATTGACGCCCCACTTACCTTTCCAAAAAAAGGATTCATGAGAGTAGCAGATCAAGTGATGCGGTGGCGAGGATACCAAGTTTTGCCGCCATTATTTAAGGGCATGAAGATGTTAACCCAAAGAGCGAAGAGCCTCACTAAATCATTAGAGGAAGCGAAAATAACTGTAATCGAGGTCCATCCACTATCAACAAGAAAGGCTCTTCGAATGTCCCTCCACAATTCGAAGCGAATTCAAGAAGAATTTTTAAAAATGGGATTCTCTGGAAATTTTCAGCGGAAACAATTAACTCTTCATGAAATTGACGCTATGACCGCTGCGTTGACGGCAAACTTACATCTTTTAGGAATGACTGAAAGCATAGGTAACACGAATGAAGGTATCATAATCATTCCGGTGGAAAAACCTTGGTGGAAAATTCAGTTGCCAGCGATAAGCTTAGGCAAGCCGTAA
- the mtnP gene encoding S-methyl-5'-thioadenosine phosphorylase, which produces MKVELEEVVPIKVAIIGGSGLYAILENPKYLFIDTPFGKSPRIEIGEINGVRVAFLPRHAEPGSTEVKHAIPPAKVNYRANVYALRMLGVERILTSQACGAINPVIKPGTLVIIDQFIDETKSRVYSFYDGKTPIQVWPDKPPIKTVVHIDVTQPYCPELRAVLIRACEELNIHYINTGTYVCTDGPRFETAAEIRAYKLLGADVVGMTNVPECVLARELTMCYASIAMATNYAAGTGPTKITHEEVTKIFAENIGNVQKVFRKAVKLIPPERKCVCKDALVGAVA; this is translated from the coding sequence TTGAAGGTTGAACTTGAAGAGGTTGTCCCAATAAAAGTTGCCATCATTGGTGGTTCAGGGTTATACGCTATCCTTGAAAATCCTAAGTATCTTTTCATCGACACTCCATTTGGAAAGAGTCCACGAATTGAGATTGGTGAGATTAATGGAGTAAGAGTTGCCTTTCTTCCGAGGCATGCGGAACCTGGTTCAACGGAGGTAAAACATGCGATTCCACCAGCTAAGGTTAACTATCGTGCAAATGTTTACGCATTGAGAATGCTTGGTGTGGAAAGAATTCTGACGAGTCAAGCTTGCGGTGCCATAAATCCCGTTATTAAGCCAGGCACGCTGGTGATTATTGATCAATTCATTGACGAGACTAAGAGTCGAGTGTACTCGTTTTACGATGGAAAAACACCCATACAGGTGTGGCCTGATAAGCCACCAATCAAAACCGTGGTTCACATCGACGTAACTCAACCGTATTGCCCAGAACTTAGGGCTGTACTGATAAGGGCATGTGAAGAGTTGAACATTCACTATATCAATACTGGTACATATGTATGCACTGATGGCCCTCGTTTCGAAACTGCAGCGGAGATACGCGCATATAAATTATTGGGTGCGGATGTGGTTGGAATGACTAACGTTCCAGAATGCGTCCTCGCCCGGGAATTAACAATGTGTTATGCCTCAATCGCCATGGCCACTAATTACGCGGCCGGAACGGGCCCAACTAAAATTACACATGAAGAAGTAACAAAAATTTTTGCCGAAAACATTGGAAATGTCCAAAAAGTCTTTCGTAAAGCAGTTAAACTCATTCCCCCGGAGCGCAAGTGCGTTTGCAAAGATGCTCTTGTCGGAGCCGTCGCATAA
- a CDS encoding S-methyl-5'-thioadenosine phosphorylase (catalyzes the reversible phosphorolysis of 5'-deoxy-5'- methylthioadenosine (MTA) to adenine and 5-methylthio-D-ribose-1- phosphate; Sulfolobus solfataricus has two 5'-methylthioadenosine phosphorylases; 5'-methylthioadenosine phosphorylase II has a higher affinity for 5'-deoxy-5'-methylthioadenosine): MASVRYKPPETAEIGYFGGTGNYDPNIFEDVKQIKVYTPYGQPSDLVTVGWIKGRKVAFIPRHGRHHTIPPYKVNYRANVWAMKALGVTRIISPAAVGSLQPEFIKPYEFVVCDQFFDRTTNRRSLSFYEGGVTGHVPFADPTCPELRRIILDTAREVLPNIIVHPTPKEEEMGKSFTYVTIEGPRFSTRAESLFYKSQGWSVVGMTGFTEACLCREAEICFASIALITDTDVYGLMPVTAERVAKSMRENVANVNKLLFEVFPRIPKERKCSCSTVLDVSLY; encoded by the coding sequence ATGGCAAGTGTAAGGTACAAACCGCCGGAAACAGCAGAAATAGGCTACTTTGGAGGAACGGGTAATTATGATCCCAACATCTTTGAAGATGTTAAACAAATTAAAGTATATACACCCTATGGGCAACCTAGCGACTTAGTTACAGTAGGGTGGATTAAAGGTCGAAAAGTAGCCTTTATCCCAAGGCATGGACGGCACCATACAATTCCGCCATATAAAGTAAACTACAGGGCAAACGTTTGGGCAATGAAAGCACTTGGGGTCACTCGTATCATCTCTCCGGCAGCAGTTGGCAGTTTACAGCCAGAATTCATCAAGCCATATGAGTTCGTAGTCTGCGACCAATTCTTCGATAGAACTACCAACCGGAGATCTTTAAGCTTCTATGAGGGCGGCGTAACTGGACACGTGCCATTCGCAGATCCCACCTGCCCAGAGCTTCGTAGAATCATTTTGGACACAGCGCGTGAAGTACTTCCTAACATCATAGTACATCCTACGCCGAAAGAAGAAGAAATGGGAAAATCTTTCACCTATGTAACTATTGAAGGACCTAGATTTTCAACACGGGCTGAATCTCTTTTTTACAAGAGTCAAGGATGGTCTGTAGTTGGAATGACAGGTTTCACTGAAGCATGCCTATGTCGCGAAGCCGAGATCTGTTTCGCCAGCATCGCCTTAATAACTGATACCGATGTTTACGGATTAATGCCAGTTACGGCTGAACGTGTTGCAAAGAGTATGCGCGAAAATGTAGCTAATGTAAATAAATTGCTATTCGAAGTGTTTCCGAGAATTCCTAAAGAGCGTAAATGCTCATGCTCGACTGTGCTTGATGTTTCGCTTTACTAG
- a CDS encoding s-methyl-5-thioribose-1-phosphate isomerase produces the protein MSANVENVLRKIGLEFDSEIGIYVHKKTMIPITIFYDENKNELIYLDQTKLPYEITTWKTNNWRVAANFGIKGMIIRGSQAIGAAGAYCMVLAAKECAAKKANFISKLENCAKIIRSTRPTAAPLPWAVGIALDAAKKAYDDTKDVDAAVLATKNVADHVLVSDLILNWFLRQEGKKYLQTGDRIITHCNGGSLSSTYGGHALGLIEEAYVEGLDLTVIAKETRPRSQGYKLTVWELNRAGVPVIIITDNMISISIERFGITKAILGVDRVTKNGDVFNKVGSADLARVMKDYGLPFYYATSYSTIDLCAKTSAEIQIEERNIEEVTYPYHLEALEMRRQGVLSKRSLIEWPPKNILIHGKLPGKGEASIFNPAFDITPAHLITKIITDIGSFKPNQIKTLTKSKIQRLVQEKLQKWGIYAPF, from the coding sequence ATGAGTGCAAACGTAGAAAATGTTCTTAGAAAAATTGGATTAGAATTTGACAGTGAAATTGGCATTTATGTTCATAAGAAGACGATGATTCCGATTACAATTTTCTATGACGAAAATAAAAATGAGCTGATTTATTTAGATCAAACAAAACTGCCTTACGAAATAACCACTTGGAAGACAAATAATTGGAGAGTAGCTGCTAATTTTGGAATTAAAGGAATGATCATTCGTGGATCTCAAGCAATTGGAGCGGCTGGGGCTTATTGTATGGTATTGGCTGCCAAGGAATGCGCCGCCAAAAAGGCGAATTTCATCTCAAAACTCGAAAATTGTGCAAAAATCATCAGAAGTACTAGACCTACGGCTGCCCCTCTCCCTTGGGCCGTGGGTATCGCATTAGACGCTGCGAAAAAAGCCTATGATGACACAAAAGATGTCGATGCAGCTGTGCTTGCAACTAAAAACGTAGCTGACCATGTGTTGGTGTCAGATCTTATTCTAAATTGGTTCTTACGACAAGAGGGGAAAAAATATCTCCAGACAGGAGATCGTATAATCACTCATTGTAACGGTGGCTCACTTAGTAGCACTTATGGCGGTCATGCCCTCGGTTTGATTGAGGAAGCGTATGTAGAAGGCTTAGATTTGACGGTCATAGCTAAGGAAACTAGGCCACGAAGTCAAGGCTATAAACTCACCGTCTGGGAGTTAAACCGGGCAGGCGTGCCAGTTATAATTATCACCGACAATATGATTTCTATATCAATCGAAAGATTTGGTATAACTAAAGCTATACTAGGTGTGGACAGAGTGACTAAAAATGGAGATGTCTTTAATAAAGTCGGATCGGCAGACTTAGCACGCGTCATGAAGGACTATGGGCTTCCATTTTACTATGCTACATCATACTCGACTATAGACTTATGCGCGAAAACAAGTGCAGAGATTCAAATTGAGGAGAGGAACATCGAGGAAGTTACGTATCCCTATCATCTGGAAGCCTTAGAGATGCGAAGGCAAGGTGTTTTATCAAAAAGAAGTTTAATTGAATGGCCCCCGAAAAATATTCTTATTCACGGAAAACTGCCTGGCAAAGGTGAAGCTTCCATTTTTAATCCGGCATTTGACATCACACCTGCTCACTTAATAACGAAAATAATCACTGACATAGGGTCATTCAAACCTAATCAAATCAAAACACTTACAAAAAGTAAAATTCAGAGATTAGTTCAAGAAAAACTACAGAAATGGGGAATATATGCCCCTTTTTAA